GGGGCTCCTGCCTTTGCAACGCGCGCACCGGACCCGGGAAAAAGGGGAATCTGTTCTGAACTGATCTTGACTCTCTGCGAGCATCTGCTACGAACGCGCCGCGCTTGAGGGGCAACCACTCAACAGTGGGCTCGCACTGTCGGTCCCACAGCTTCACAAGCCATCATTCCGGGAGGGAATACACATGAAGAAGGCCATTCTGTCCGCCGTTGCCGCGTCCAGCCTCGTCGCTTGCACCAGCGTCGAGAGCGCCGTTGTCTCGGGCGCCGAGATTGCCGCCAACGGTGGCGAGGCCGTTGCCGTGGTCCAGGCGAACGCCCTGGGCCTGACCGCCATCTTCCACATCGTCGACCTGGTCCAGAGCGACCTCGACACCGTGGTGAACAAGCTCCTGGTGGCCGAGGCCAAGGCCATGGGCGCTTCCAAGCTGGACCTGAAGGGCGCCGGCACGACCCCGCGTCACGGCCTGTACGCCCTGGCCGGCGGCATCATCGGCGTGACCCAGTCCTCCGCGGTGGGCGTCGCCGTCAAGTAAGCCCGTTCGCAGCAACGGACTGTTCAGAAGGCCCCCTGGCGACAGTGGGGCCTTCTTTCTTTTCCACCTCCTGCTTCCCCGGCCCCTCCGCATGCGCACCCGCCTCCTGCTCCTCACCCTGGCCGTCCTCGCGGGCTGCAGCAAGCAGCAGGACTCCACCCACCTCGTGAACGAGGTGAAGCAGCGCCTCTCCGAGCGCGATGCCCGGCTGAGGAGCTACCGGCTGGAGGGGCGCATGAGCGAGGTGGGCGCCGAGCCGTTGTCCTTCCGCTTCGCCTACCGCGCGCCGCAAAAGATGCTGGGCTCGCTGGGCGCCCCCTTCTCGCGCACCTTCTCGTGGGACGGCGAGCGCCTCTTCGAGCAGAGCGACGCGGACAAGCGCTTCACCACCTTCAAGAACGAGCTGGCCCCCGAGCAGCGCGCCGGCTTCCTCACGGAGACGTTCGCGCCCTTCTCCCCCGAGGGCTTCCGCGCCCCGCTGCTGCCCGTGGAGCTGAGCGCGAAGCGGGCCTCGCACCCGCGCGCTCCGGAGGCCGTGGAGGTGACGGGCAAGGTGGCGCAGTCACCCACGGAGAGCCTGCAGGTGACGTACACCCTGCGCTGGCCCACCCTGGACTTCCTCGGCCGCCAGGCCCGCCTGCCCGACGGCACGGTGATCGAGACCCGCGTGGAGGAGGAGCACTGCGACGAGGCGCTCAAGCTCTGCGTCCCCCAGAAGCTCACACGCTGGGTGAAGGGGGAGAAGGCCGGCGAGACGACGCTCTCGAAGGTCGAACTCAACCCCGCCCTGCCCAACGACACGTTCACCCTCGCTGCCCCCGAGGGTTACGACGTGCAGACGAAGACACTGGTGAACTCCGAGCAGAAGTAGCGCTCTGCCTTGCCTGCCGGGCCGCCCGTTCCCACCTTCCGTGGGCGGAGGTACGGCGGCATGGTGCAGAACGTCATCTTTGACGTGGATGGGACGCTGGTGGACTCGGTGGATGAGCATGCCGAGGCCTGGCGCAGGGCGTTTCTCGAGTTCGGCAGGGATGTGCCCTTCGCGCACGTGCGCAGCCAGATTGGCAAGGGCGCGGATCAGCTGATCCCCGTCTTCTTCAACGACGAGGAGCTGGAGCGCTTCGGCAAGGAGCTGGACACGTACCGCTCCGAGCTGTTCCTCAAGGACTTCCTCCCGAAGATCCGCTCCTTCCCCAAGGTGCGCGAGCTCTTCCAGCGGCTGCGCAAGGAGGGCGTCAAGGTGGCCCTGGCCTCCAGCGCCAAGGCGGAGGAGCTGAAGCACTACGTGAAGATCTGCCGCATCGAGGGCCTCTACGAGGAGGCCACCTCCAAGGACGATGCGGAGAAGAGCAAGCCGCACCCGGACATCTTCGAGGCGGCGATGAAGCGGCTCGGCAAGCCGGACGTGAACGCCACCGTGGTGGTGGGCGACACGCCCTATGACGCGCTGGCCGCTGGCAAGATCCACCTGCCCACCGTGGGCGTGCTGTGCGGGGGCTTCCCCGCGGATGACCTGCGCGCGGCAGGCTGCCGGGTGCTGCTGAAGGATCCGGCGGAGCTGCTCGCCCGCCTCGAGGCTTCTCCCCGCAACTGGCCCTGGGGCCAGGAGGGGCTGCCCGCGGTGCCCGAGGACGAGGAGTCTCGCTGAGAGAGGGCCCGGTAGGGAGGCATGCGGCCCTGCCTCCCCTGGGTCCCCTGTCCTCACTCGCCAAGCGTGCGCATCTTTGGCGCGGGAAGAGGAGGGAGCTTCACTGGAAACCGCTTTGATCGCGCCGCCGCGGCGCCGCGCCCTGGAAGAGGGGCCGGCCGTGCTGGTGGTGAACACCAAGTCTCGGACGGGCAAGGAGGCCTTCGAGGAGGCCCGGGCGGCGCTCACTGCTCGCGGTGTGCCGCTGCTCTCCACCCACGCGTTGTCCCAGCTCCGTCACCTGAAGAGGGTGCTGGATGAGGCGGTGTCCCAGGGCGCCCGGCGCATCCTGGTAGGCGGGGGCGATGGCACGGTGAGCTGTGCCGTGAGCCATCTGCTGGGCCGGGATGTGACGCTCGGGGTGGTGCCGCTCGGTACCGGCAACGACTTCGCGCGCTCGCTGGGCATTCCCGCCTCGGTGGAGGAGGCCTGCGACGTCATCGTCCAGGGCTATACGGCCCGGGTGGACGTGGGGCTGGCCAACGGGCGACCCTTCCTCAATGCGGCGAGCCTCGGGCTGGCCACGGCCATCGCCAAGCGGCTGACCCAGCGCCTCAAGCAGAAGATGGGCAAGCTTGCCTATCCCGTGGCTGCCGCCACGCAGCTGCTCGAGCACCAACCGTTCCACGTGCGGCTCAAGACCGACGAGCAGGCGCTGGAGCTGGATGTGCTGCAGCTCGTGGTGGGCAACGGGCGCTACCACGGTGCGGGCAACATGGTGGCGCCGGATGCGGCGCTCGATGATCGCCGCCTGCACGTGTACGCCATCACCGCGCCCTCGGCGGACTCGGGGCGCGAGGGCACCGGGCTGGGACAGCTCGCGGATGTGGCCACGCTGGCGCGTGTGGCGCTATCGCTGCGCAGCGGCCATCACGTGGATCACCCGGCGGTGACGTACCTGCGGACCTCGCGGCTCGAGGTGGATGCCGAGCCCGTCCAGGAGGTGAACGCGGACGGCGAGCTCATCGGCCATACACCGATGCGCTTCGAGGTCGTCCCCTCCGCACTCCGCGTGTACGCGCCCGCGCTCGTGCCGGAAACGCCGGCGCACTGAAAGGGCGCACTTCCATTTCGAGGTTCGGCCTTCTCGGCCTACGCTCTGGCTCCAACCGGTCCCCCACCGGCCGCAGCCTGGAGAGTGAAGCGCCGTGTCCAACCGTTCTCGCTCCCCCCTCGTCCTCGCGCTCATCCTGGGGATTGTGGCCGCGCTGCTGCTCTGGTGGCGACCCAAGCACGCTGCTGACGCCCCAGAGGCGCATGCGTCCGCCCCCAGCGCCTCGGTCCCCTCCTCTTCTGGAAGCTCCCGCGCCTCCGGCTCCTCGGCCCCGGGCGCCACACAGCCCCTGGAGACTCCAGCGGCTCCCTCGGAGGGTGCCTTCCGCGTGCGCGTGGTGGCCTCGAACCAGCCAGTCACAGGGGCTCGCGTCCAGACCTACCTGCGCGAGGCGGAGGATGGAACGGGACAGCCGGCCTGGCGCCGGGCGAGCGAAGGAACCACGGGCCAAGACGGCTCGGTGCGGCTGCCCGCGTCTCCCGGCGTCTATCTGATCAGCGCCTCCGCGCAGGGCCATGCCGCCGCGCGCCGGGAGGTGGCCCGGCCGTCGGGCGAGGCGGAGACGCTCGTGGAGCTCACGCTCCCAGCAGGGGCAGAGCTTCGGGGAAGAGTCATTGCCGCGGGCCGAGGCGAGCCCGTGCCGCTCGCGGAGCTCTCCCTCCATCCTTATATGGAGGCTGTGTGGGCCGGCTCTCAGGCCGTGACGCTTCCAGAAGAAACGGCGCTCGTCACGAGCGATCCCCAGGGCCGCTTCACCTTCTCCGGTCTGGCACCGGGCCGCTACGCGCTCACGGCTTCGGCGGTGGGGTTCAGCAAGCGCTCGATGCGCATCGTGACGGTGCCCTCGCCGGGTGAGCTGGAGGTCCAGCTGTGGGCCTCGAGCTTCCTCGAGGGCTTCGTGGTGGGCGAGGACGGTCAGCCCGTCACGGGCGCGGAGGTGCTGGCCCAGGGTGGCCACACGGTCCCTCGCACCACCACGGGCTCCGGGGGCGGCTTCTCGCTGGAGGTGTCCAACGGCACCTATGTCCTGGCGGCCCGGCAGGGAGAGCGCCTGGGGCGCCTCCCCCACGTCCTCCAGGTGGCCCCCGGCGAGACGTTGAAGGACCTGCGCATCACCCTGGGAGCTCGAAGTGGCCTGCTGGGAACGGTGACGGCCACACCAGAGGGAACCCCCGTGGCAGGTGCACGGCTGACAGCCAGTCCCTCGAATCAGGCGGGCGAAGTGGGCTCGGCCACCACGGGCTCGGATGGGCGGTACTCGCTGGAACTGCCACCGGGTGACTATGACGTGGTGGTGGTGGCTCCGGGCCGCACGAGCGCGCTGCGCGAGGCGCTCGTCATCGCTCCAAGCCAACAGCTCACGGTGGACTTCCAGCTAGACGGAACCGGCGTGGTGGAGGGCCGGGTGACCGACCTGGAGGCCCGGCCCATCGCGGGAGCCTACGTGAAGGCTTCTCGGATGCGCGGCCTCTCGGGGCTGGAGCGCTCCACCCGCACGGACGCGAATGGGTCATACCGGCTCGAAGGGCTGGAGCTGGGCGCGACGGTGGTGGCGGCCCGGCGAGAGCAGACCGAGCACTGGATAAAGAAACCTGCGGACGTGAAGCCGAGCTCGGCGGCACAGGTGGACTTCTCCCTGGCGGAGACGGGCATCGTGCAGGGACAGGTCCGGCAGGCCTCCGGCGCTCCTCTGACGCAGCCCGCGCTGGTGCGCGCCGAGTCCAAGAGCGGCAGCTTCGGGGAGTTCACCTATACGGACACGGACGCGGAGGGCCGCTACCAGCTCGAGCTGCCCGCGGGCGTCTACCGCCTCGTGGCGGTGAACCCGGGCGCCCGCTACGTCTTCTCGCACGAGGACGACCTGTCGGTGACGGTGCCCGTGGGTGCGGCGGTGGTACAGGACCTGTCGCTTTCGGATGATCAGGGCGTGCGGGGCACGGTGTTGGAGCCCTCTGGCGCCCCGAGCCCCTACGCCACGACAGTTGCGATCCAGCGCGGAGACTTCGCCATGGCCCTTCCCGTCGAAGCCGACGAGGAAGGCCACTTCATCTTCCCACCACGCGGGCCCAACGCGGCTCCGCTGGACCTGATCGCGCACAACGCGGGCCGGGTGGGCGAGCTGTCTGGAGCCCGCGAAGACACCGAGGTCACCGTCCACCTGCGCCCGGCGGCCACGCTCCGAGGCCGGGTGGTGGCTCGCAGCGGAGCGGCGCCCACGGGCTTCTCGCTCCAGCTGCTCCAGGCGGATGGCTCGGTGCTGCCGTGGCTGGAGCGCGGCAACCCGGAGCGCACCTTCTCAGGCACCACCTTCGCGCTGTACGACGCCCCGGCCCTGCCCCTGCGCGTGAGCGTTCGCACCACGGACGGGCGCACGGGCGAGGCACAGGTGACGCTATCGCCCGGCCAGAGCACGGAGCTCGAAGTGCCGCTCACGGGCGGCTCCGCCTCCATCACCGGGCGCGCGGTGTGGAGCGGCAGCAACACCCCGGCCGAGGGCGTCTCCATCTACCTGGACAAGCAGCTCTCCGGGAGCAGCGACGCCCAGACCGGGCCGGACGGACGCTTCCTCTTAAAGGATGTGAAGCCCGGACCGCACACCGTGCGGGCGTGGGCCTCGGCGGATGGCCAGCCGGTGACGCGAACGGTGAAGACGGCCTCGGGTGAGGCGGTGGACCTGGGAGACGTTCTGGTGACGGCGCGCAAGACCGCGTCCGGGACCATCGGCGCGAGCTTCAGCGAGGAGCGCGGCTGGGTGTCCGTGGCGTGGGTGAAGGCGGATGGCCCGGCAGCCCATGCCGGAGTGCGCGTGGGAGACCGGCTGCTGGCGGTGGATGGACTGGTGATTCGCAGCCGGCAGGAGGCCGAGCAGCGCACGAAGGGCGCCCCAGGCTCCCCTGTGCAGCTCCGCCTCCAACGCTCGGATGGGCAGGAGCAGCAGCTCCAGCTCACCCGAGCGGACTGAGCGCGGCTACAGCTCCACCTGCGCGCCCAGCTCCACCACGCGGTTGGGCGGAATCCGGAAGAACGCCGTGGCCGTGCGCGCGTTGCGGCTCATCCACGCGAACAGGTGCTCGCGCCACCGCGCCATCCCCGGCTGCTTCGTGGGAATCAGGGTCTCCCTCCCGAGGAAGAACGAGGTGCTCATCAACTGGAACTGCAGGCCCTGCTCCCGGCCCCGCTTGAGAATGTCCGGAACGTTCGGGCTGTCCATGAAGCCGTAGCGGGCGATGACTCGAATGAAGCCCTGCTCCAGCTTCTCCACCTCCACCCGCTCCTCCGGAGGCACGTGCGGCACATCCTCGAAGAGGATGGTCAACAGCACCACCTGCTCGTGCAGCACTTTGTTGTGCTTCAGGTTGTGCAAGAGCGCGGACGGCGTGCCCTCCGGGTGGCTCGTCATGAACACCGCCGTGCCCGGCACGCGCAGCGGCGGGTGCGCGCCCTGGAGGCTCTCCAGCAGGTCCTTCAGGTCCATGCTGGCCGCGCGCATCTTGGCCCCCAGAATCTCGCGCCCGCGCTTCCACGTCGTCATCAGCGTGAAGATGCTCACCGCGAGCACCAAGGGGAACCACCCGCCCTCGGCGACCTTCACCGCGTTGGCGCCGAAGAAGGCCAGGTCCACCACGAAGAACACCCCTGCCATGGGCAGGGCCAGCGCCCGCCGCACGCCCCAGCGCTCCCGCGCCACCACATAGGTGAGCATCGTGGTGATGCCCATGGTCCCCGTCACCGCGATGCCGTAGGCCCCCGCCAGCGCGTTGGCGGAGCGGAAGCCCAGCACCAACACCACCACGCCCACCATCAGCGCCCAGTTGAGCCCGGGCAGGAAGATCTGCCCCTTCTCCTCGGCCGAGGTGTGCACCACCTCCATGCGCGGGCAGTAGCCCAACAGCATCGCCTGCCGCGTGAGCGAGAAGGCGCCGGAGATGAGCGCCTGGGAGGCAATGACCGCGGCCACCGTGGCCAGCGCCACCAGCGGGTAGAGCCCCCATTTGGGGGCCAGCAGGAAGAAGGGATTGCGCGCCGCCTCCGGATCCCTCAGCAGCAGCGCCCCCTGCCCCAGGTAGTTGAGCATCAGCGCCGGCAGCACGAGCGCGAACCACGCCAGCCGGATGGGCCGGCGGCCGAAATGGCCCATGTCCGCGTAGAGCGCCTCGCCGCCCGTCACCACCAGGAAGACGGCGCCCAGCACCAGGTACCCCTGGAGCCCGTTCTCGCTCAGGAAGCGGACGCCGTGCAGCGGAGACAATGCCCACAGCACGGACGGGTTGATCACCAACTCCTTCACCCCGAGCACGGCAATCACCACGAACCACAGGCACATGACGGGCCCGAACACGATGCCGATGCCGCCGGTGCCATGCCGCTGCACCAGGAAGAGCGCCACGATGATGATCAGCGCGATGGGGAGGATGAAGGGCTCGAAGAACGGGGCGGCCACCGTGAGGCCCTCCACCGCGCCCAGCACGGACACGGCCGGAGTGATGAGCCCATCCCCGTACAGCAGCGCCGCGCCGAACAGGCCCAGCATCCACAGCAGCGGCCGGCCCGGGCGAGGCTCCTTCATGCCCTGGGGCCGGTGCATCACCAGCGCCATGAGCGCCAGGATGCCACCCTCGCCGCGATTGTCCGCGCGCATGACGAACAGCAGGTACTTCACCGAGATGATGACGAAGAGCGCCCAGAAGATGAGCGACAGCACGCCCAGCACATGCGCGTGGGTGGGGGGGATACCGTGGGTCCCCGTGAAGCACTCGCGCAGCGCGTACAGGGGGCTCGTGCCGATGTCCCCGTAGACGATGCCCAACGCCCCCAGGGCCAACATGGCCAGCTTGCGGGGGCTGTCGGGGGTCGGATTCATGGGCCCCGCTTAGGCCCGCCCGAGCCCCCTCCGCAACACTTCCGTGGCCTGCAGCTCTGGCACAGTTCAGTGGTGACAATGCCCACAGCACTTCAGCAGCGCTCCAAGACGTGCTCGAAGAACCGAGCTGAGGTTTCCCAATGGCTGCGGACCTGCCACCTGACCCGCGCTTCTTCGTGCTTGAGGCGGATGTGTGGGGGCCTCACGACACTCAGTTCGATAAGGCTGGGCCTGTCAACCGAGGAGACCCGCCCCCATGCCCGCAGTGCGGCAAGACCAGAGGGATGCTGACATGGCTGCCACCCTACCGCGCCGAGTTGGAATTGTACGGCCGGGGCCTCGGCGACTTCGTCAGGGGCCACGGTGATGAGGTACTCGTCTCAGAGCACATGGCGGAGACGTTTCGCATGGAAGGGCTGACCCGACTCCTCGGCCTTCACCCCGTCGAGGTGGTGCGTGTGCGGAGGAAGCGCAAGGGCCCCCTTCCGGGTGCCTTGCCCCGCTCCCGCCGCCTCCAGGGAGCCCTCGCGCGTCGGACACTGGCCGCTGGGCCCGTGTGCCCGCTCTAATTCGGCGGTGTGATGCCTGCTGCTGCCGCTACCGCGCGCGAGTGGGCTATGCCTTGCATCCCTTCTCTACGTAGGTAGTGACTCTTGCGGATGTGCTTTAGCATCTCCTCTACTTCCTCAAGCATGGCGAACGCTTGGCGGGCTCGCACTGGGAAGCGGGGCAACGATTGGACAAAGAGGCACGCCACATGGATCCGGTGGGTAATGTCCGCGTAGCCGAGCCGCTCGCAGCGCCTTAAGAGCGCTCCGAATTCGTCCCACTCCGCACCCTCGCCGTAAGCCTCGGTGATGATCAGTTTCGCCGTGATCTGCTGGAGGTGCAGCCGTTCGCGGCGCGTTCTCGCTTCGCGGATCAGATCCTTTTCTTGTGCCAACACGGCCCGCTTCAGCTCTGCATACGGCGCTTTCGCCTTGTAGAGCTTGACCAGGAGTTCATCGCGACGATCTGCAACGCTCTGCCACCAATCCTTGCGCGTAGTCCGCACCGTCAACCTCCTGGGCAAGGGTGGTCGTTTGCTTGATCCGGCCACTGTCCATCACGCATGCAGAGATCCATGCATGACTGACACTGGCTCTCTCCCCACACGCGGCGCTGTTTCTCTCCTGCGAAGAACTCTTTGCATGCCACGTAGTGATCCCTACAGGTCTGGCGCCAGCGCTGCTTTTCCTCTGGCGAGGGAATCGGCGGGGAAACCGGCTCCGGGCTTCCCTTGGGGTCGGGTTGTTTCTTGAGGTTGGGCTTTCGATTCGCCGAGGGCCTCGCACGTTCACGGGATGCCCTCTGCTCGTACGCATCCAACCCCTCTTTGACGGCAATCGCCACCATCACGGTGCCAATAACAATCACCGCTCCAGCTACGATTGCTGGCGACGCAAAGACGCAGAGCCCTACGCCCATCGTCGCGGCAGCCGCACCCGCAGAGGCGACAGCGCATTTTCCTGTAACATCGCGGAACTTGACCCTGTCATGGTCGAGAACGTGAAAGCACTGCTCCGCCAGGACAGGCCATTCGTTGGAGGCTTCTCGCACCACGCAATGCCCGTCATCCGTCCAGGGGTACTGCGCCGCCCGCTGAAGGTTGGTGAGTCTCGGGCTCGGGTCCTCCACCTCTCCCGGGACCGGATCCATCGTTGCGCAGGCCGAGAGAAGGAGCAGGTGCAGGAGTGCGTCGAAAGTTCGGAAACGCATGGCCATGTCCTTTCAAGTAAGCGAGGTGCGGCGGGTAAAGCGTCACCCGAAGAGCCATCCGAGCTCTCGCGCCGCGACAACCGTGCGGTTCTTCGGCTTGCGGGCCATTGCGCCAACCATCGTGGAGCGAACGTCTTCGACGGGCAGCAAGGGGGCAGCCCATTCCAGCGCCTCGTACTCCTCCGGCCGTTCCGGCGGTGTGTGCCCTGCCGGGACCCACTGATACAACTGGTAGCTGCGGTACCTGAGCAGCCGACACACCTCGTCACTGGTATCAGTCAGCTTGGCAATGAAGGCAGGGGTCATGCAGATGTTGGGCAAGGCCGTGTAGGCGTCTGCGTCCAGGCTGGCGGCATAGACATGATTGAACTGTGTATCCCGCCCGCGCCGGTTGAGGCCGTTGGCCCATAGGAAGGCGTCGGTGGGACTCTTGTTGTCGTCCAAGAGGACCCTTCGTCCTTCGTGCTCATCAATCTGGCCGACGCGCCTTGGATTGCGGATCGCCGGGAAGAGCGCCTTGCCTCCCGTCTGACGGACCGTCTGAGGGTGCGAGAAGAGGCTCAGCGAGGCGACCGCCTGTGCCACGGTTCGGTACTGCGAACTCGCGATGATCGCCTCAAGCGCTGTGTGACCGTCGAGACGAAAGTCTACGAGGGTCCGTGGACCCACGCGTGGCTCCAGGGCCTTGGGCTCGGTTCGTCGTGGGGGCCACGATTCAGAAGCGGCGGCAGCGGCAAGTAGAGGCGAGGCGGTACTTGGCTGCGATGGTGAAGTAGACGAGGGCGCAACCGTGCCGCTGCCCCGGAACCGGCGGTACCAAAGGACAGCGCTCTTATAGGAGGCAAGGTTGTTCCGGACGTTGCCGATGAACGGGAGCTTTGACGGATTCGGACGACCGCGACGCTGGTCCTCCGTCGAATAGGTCAGCTGCTCGATCAGGGTTTCCATCCGGTCACTGTCATAGTGGCCATCGAGCTCGCCGTAGTGCTCCTCAACTCGCGCGACGCGGTAGAGCTGGTTGTTGATCGTGCCATCGTCATAGCCCTGACTCCGCAACCAGTCCCTGTAATCGCGCCTCACGAACCCTCCACTACCTGAAACGGGCGGCCCAGGTGAGCCTGCCGCCGCCGACAAATCAAGGCCAGCCCCTCGCCTGTGGAGCGCGCATATGGGTCGCAGCGGTGCCCATCTGCATGCCCGCTCTGTTGGCCGATGCGGGAGGGGCATTGCATGTGCCCCCAGTGTGACCCTCCAGCGGGGAATTGAGCGGGACGAGATGGGACGAGACGGGGACGGAGCGAGGGAACGATGCGGTGTGAGCTCAAGTCGTTAGCTGGTAACAGCGAGACCTGCTTGGGTTTTGCTTCCGCCTTGATACGGGTTCGATTCCCGCCGCCTCCCTCCCGAGTGCGATCTTGGGAAGGAAGCGGCTTTCCCCTCTGGCAGTTCAGTCCTCTTCCGGAGCAGAGCCGGGAGCCGACAGGCGGCCAAGTCTCACCAGTGAGACTTTTGAAACGGCGGTGCATGGGCCCATCGTGTGCGGCGAAGACTCACACTTGTCGATTCAAGGGGTTGGCCGCATGTCCGACGCGCCCCTGCCCGCACGAGCCTCGAACTGACACTCAGCTCTGCTCCAGCACCCGCGAGAGCACCTGGGCGGTGAAGTTCACCAGGGGAATGATGCGCTGGTAGTTCATGCGCGTGGGGCCGATGACGCCCACCGTGCCGAGCACCGCCTCGCGGCTGCCGTACGGGCTGGCAATCACGGTCAGCTCGCCCGGCGCGGAGAACTCGCTCTCGGCGCCGATGAAGATCTGCATCTCCCGGGCGCGCTGCACCCGGTCCAGCAGCAACAGCAGCTTGTGCTTCTCGTCCAGCGTCCGGAACAGCGCGCGCATGCGCTCCACGTCCGCGAACTCGGGCTGCTCCAGGAACGAGCCCGTGCCTTCAATCCGCACGCGCCCGGACTCGGACGTCTGCAGATCCGTGGCGGCCGCGCCCAGCTTGAGCGCCTTGGCCGTCAGCGCGTTGTAGAGCGCCTGCTCCTGGTCCATCTCCTGGCGGATGCGCTCGCGGGCCTCCTCCAGCGGCACCTCGCGCAGCAGCTCCGAGAGGTAGTTGGACGCCTTGAGCAGCTCGTCCGAGGTGATGGGGAAGTCCACCGTGATGACCTTGTTCTGCACCTGGCCATTGGGCCCCACCAGCACCGCCAGCACCCGGTCCTCTCGCAGCCGGACGAACTCCACGCGGTAGAACACCGCGGCCTCCGGGCGCGGCGTGAGCACCACGCTGGCATGCCGGGTGAGCGAGTGCAGAATCCGGCTGGCCTCGTGGAGGATGTCCCCGAGGTTGCTCTCCTGGACGAGCCCCGCGTGAATGAGCTCACGATCCTTGGGTGCCGGATCCTTCAGGCGCACCATCGTGTCCACGTAGAACCGGTAGCCCCGGTCCGTGGGGACGCGGCCCGCGGAGGTGTGGGGCTTCTCCAGGAAGCCGAGCTCCTCCAGGTCCGCCAGCACGTTGCGCAGCGTGGCCGAGGAGACATCGAACTCGGCCTTGCGGCTCAAGTGCTGGCTGCCA
This window of the Hyalangium minutum genome carries:
- a CDS encoding lipid kinase — protein: MIAPPRRRALEEGPAVLVVNTKSRTGKEAFEEARAALTARGVPLLSTHALSQLRHLKRVLDEAVSQGARRILVGGGDGTVSCAVSHLLGRDVTLGVVPLGTGNDFARSLGIPASVEEACDVIVQGYTARVDVGLANGRPFLNAASLGLATAIAKRLTQRLKQKMGKLAYPVAAATQLLEHQPFHVRLKTDEQALELDVLQLVVGNGRYHGAGNMVAPDAALDDRRLHVYAITAPSADSGREGTGLGQLADVATLARVALSLRSGHHVDHPAVTYLRTSRLEVDAEPVQEVNADGELIGHTPMRFEVVPSALRVYAPALVPETPAH
- a CDS encoding HAD family hydrolase, whose protein sequence is MVQNVIFDVDGTLVDSVDEHAEAWRRAFLEFGRDVPFAHVRSQIGKGADQLIPVFFNDEELERFGKELDTYRSELFLKDFLPKIRSFPKVRELFQRLRKEGVKVALASSAKAEELKHYVKICRIEGLYEEATSKDDAEKSKPHPDIFEAAMKRLGKPDVNATVVVGDTPYDALAAGKIHLPTVGVLCGGFPADDLRAAGCRVLLKDPAELLARLEASPRNWPWGQEGLPAVPEDEESR
- the hrcA gene encoding heat-inducible transcriptional repressor HrcA, with translation MSEELGEREKEVLRAVVQEYITTGGPVGSQHLSRKAEFDVSSATLRNVLADLEELGFLEKPHTSAGRVPTDRGYRFYVDTMVRLKDPAPKDRELIHAGLVQESNLGDILHEASRILHSLTRHASVVLTPRPEAAVFYRVEFVRLREDRVLAVLVGPNGQVQNKVITVDFPITSDELLKASNYLSELLREVPLEEARERIRQEMDQEQALYNALTAKALKLGAAATDLQTSESGRVRIEGTGSFLEQPEFADVERMRALFRTLDEKHKLLLLLDRVQRAREMQIFIGAESEFSAPGELTVIASPYGSREAVLGTVGVIGPTRMNYQRIIPLVNFTAQVLSRVLEQS
- a CDS encoding potassium transporter Kup: MNPTPDSPRKLAMLALGALGIVYGDIGTSPLYALRECFTGTHGIPPTHAHVLGVLSLIFWALFVIISVKYLLFVMRADNRGEGGILALMALVMHRPQGMKEPRPGRPLLWMLGLFGAALLYGDGLITPAVSVLGAVEGLTVAAPFFEPFILPIALIIIVALFLVQRHGTGGIGIVFGPVMCLWFVVIAVLGVKELVINPSVLWALSPLHGVRFLSENGLQGYLVLGAVFLVVTGGEALYADMGHFGRRPIRLAWFALVLPALMLNYLGQGALLLRDPEAARNPFFLLAPKWGLYPLVALATVAAVIASQALISGAFSLTRQAMLLGYCPRMEVVHTSAEEKGQIFLPGLNWALMVGVVVLVLGFRSANALAGAYGIAVTGTMGITTMLTYVVARERWGVRRALALPMAGVFFVVDLAFFGANAVKVAEGGWFPLVLAVSIFTLMTTWKRGREILGAKMRAASMDLKDLLESLQGAHPPLRVPGTAVFMTSHPEGTPSALLHNLKHNKVLHEQVVLLTILFEDVPHVPPEERVEVEKLEQGFIRVIARYGFMDSPNVPDILKRGREQGLQFQLMSTSFFLGRETLIPTKQPGMARWREHLFAWMSRNARTATAFFRIPPNRVVELGAQVEL
- a CDS encoding lipoprotein codes for the protein MRTRLLLLTLAVLAGCSKQQDSTHLVNEVKQRLSERDARLRSYRLEGRMSEVGAEPLSFRFAYRAPQKMLGSLGAPFSRTFSWDGERLFEQSDADKRFTTFKNELAPEQRAGFLTETFAPFSPEGFRAPLLPVELSAKRASHPRAPEAVEVTGKVAQSPTESLQVTYTLRWPTLDFLGRQARLPDGTVIETRVEEEHCDEALKLCVPQKLTRWVKGEKAGETTLSKVELNPALPNDTFTLAAPEGYDVQTKTLVNSEQK
- a CDS encoding carboxypeptidase regulatory-like domain-containing protein; this encodes MSNRSRSPLVLALILGIVAALLLWWRPKHAADAPEAHASAPSASVPSSSGSSRASGSSAPGATQPLETPAAPSEGAFRVRVVASNQPVTGARVQTYLREAEDGTGQPAWRRASEGTTGQDGSVRLPASPGVYLISASAQGHAAARREVARPSGEAETLVELTLPAGAELRGRVIAAGRGEPVPLAELSLHPYMEAVWAGSQAVTLPEETALVTSDPQGRFTFSGLAPGRYALTASAVGFSKRSMRIVTVPSPGELEVQLWASSFLEGFVVGEDGQPVTGAEVLAQGGHTVPRTTTGSGGGFSLEVSNGTYVLAARQGERLGRLPHVLQVAPGETLKDLRITLGARSGLLGTVTATPEGTPVAGARLTASPSNQAGEVGSATTGSDGRYSLELPPGDYDVVVVAPGRTSALREALVIAPSQQLTVDFQLDGTGVVEGRVTDLEARPIAGAYVKASRMRGLSGLERSTRTDANGSYRLEGLELGATVVAARREQTEHWIKKPADVKPSSAAQVDFSLAETGIVQGQVRQASGAPLTQPALVRAESKSGSFGEFTYTDTDAEGRYQLELPAGVYRLVAVNPGARYVFSHEDDLSVTVPVGAAVVQDLSLSDDQGVRGTVLEPSGAPSPYATTVAIQRGDFAMALPVEADEEGHFIFPPRGPNAAPLDLIAHNAGRVGELSGAREDTEVTVHLRPAATLRGRVVARSGAAPTGFSLQLLQADGSVLPWLERGNPERTFSGTTFALYDAPALPLRVSVRTTDGRTGEAQVTLSPGQSTELEVPLTGGSASITGRAVWSGSNTPAEGVSIYLDKQLSGSSDAQTGPDGRFLLKDVKPGPHTVRAWASADGQPVTRTVKTASGEAVDLGDVLVTARKTASGTIGASFSEERGWVSVAWVKADGPAAHAGVRVGDRLLAVDGLVIRSRQEAEQRTKGAPGSPVQLRLQRSDGQEQQLQLTRAD